Part of the Ruania alba genome is shown below.
CGCCAGCTCCGCGACTCCGGCACGGCGATCGTGTTCATCACGCACAAGTTGCGCGAAGTGCGTGCGGTCGCGGACGAGATCACCGTGATCCGCCGCGGCAAGGTGGTCGGCACGGCCACCCCGGAGGACTCCCAGGCCGAGCTCGCCGCGCTGATGGTGGGCCGGGAGGTCTCCCTCGGCGTGCACAAGGAGGCACCGGAGACGAACGACCGGGCGCTCCAGGTGGACGGTCTCACCGTGCTGGACGCGGTGGGCACCCCGGTGGTGCGCGATGTCTCGTTCACCGTCCATGGTGGCGAGGTGCTCGCCGTGGCCGGTGTGCAGGGCAACGGGCAGTCCGAGCTCGCCGAAGCGATCCTGGGGCTGCGGCCCGCCGCGGCCGGGTCGGTGCAGCTGGACGGTACCGAGCTGCTCGGCAAGACGGTGGACCAGGTGCTTCGCTCCGGTGTCGGGTTCGTGCCCGAGGACCGCAGCAAGGACGGCCTGATCGCCTCCTTCTCCATCATCGAGAACTTCGTGCTGGATCAGTACGCGCAGCCGCCGTATGCGAAAGGTCCGGCGATGCAGCTCGCCGTGGCGCGGGAGAAGACCGAGGAGTACGTCGACGCCTTCGACGTGCGGATCACCTCGGTCGACGACCCGGTGAGCACGCTCTCCGGCGGGAACCAGCAGAAGGTGGTGCTGGCGCGGGAGATGTCCCGGCCGTTGCGGCTGCTGATCGCCTCTCAACCCACTCGTGGCCTGGACGTGGGCTCAATCGAGTTCGTGCACCAGCGGATCGTGGCCGAACGTGACAGTGGCACGCCGGTGATGATCGTCTCCACCGAGCTGGACGAGGTGATCTCCCTCGCGGACCGGATCGCGGTGATGTACCGCGGTGCCATCATCGGCATCGTCGACTCCGACACCGACCGTGACGTGCTCGGTCTGATGATGGCCGGTGTACCGCCGGAGGAGGCGCAGCACGAAGCCGAGGAACACCCGACGGCGATGCATGAGGTCGAGGGCGAGGAACCGAGTTGACGGGCGAGAGCACCGGGCGCGACGAGCCGGAGAACACCGAGGACGGCCAGCGGGACGGCGAGGAGCCGCAGGGTGCCCCGAAGTCCCCGAGGCCGGTGGTGCCCGATTCTGCACCACGCCCGCACACGGTCGATGACGGACCAACGACCAGCCAGGCCAGGTGGGCCACGTTCCGGCACGAGATGCTCACCGGGAACTGGGTGATCACCCTGCTGGCCATCGTCGCCGCCATGCTGATCAGCTCGGTCCTGATTGCGGTGGCCGACTCCGACGTGCGCAGCAGCGCCGGCTACTTCTTCAGCCGCCCCTCGGACATGCTCGCGGCCGTGGGGGACAGTGTGGCCGGCACCTACATCGCCCTGTTCCGCGGTTCGGTCCTCGACTACGCGGTGCTGCGGCAGGGATTCAGCCTCGCCGCCCTCGGACAAGCCATCGCACCGCTGACCAAGACCATGGTGGAGGCCACTCCGCTGATCTTCGCCGCGCTCGGGATCGGGATCGGGTTCCGGTCCGGACTGTTCAACATCGGCGCCCAGGGGCAGGTGCTGATGGGTGCGGCCACGGCGTCCCTGGTGGGGTTCACCTTCGTTCCGCCCGGGGGCACCGGGTTCTTCCCCAGCCTGCTGCACGTGGTGGTCGCGATCGGTGCCGCAGTCCTGGTCGCCGGACTGTGGGCCGGGATCGCGGGCTTCCTGAAGGCGCGCACGGGTGCCAACGAGGTGATCGTGACGATCATGTTGAACTGGATCGCCACCTATCTGGTGGCCTATCTGCTCACCACCTCGGTGTACCGGATCCAGGGCAACCGCCCGATCGCGCCGCATGTGCTCGGCACCGCCGAGCTGCCCTCGCTGCTCGGTGGCTGGTCCCCGCTGCACTGGGGTTTCCCGCTCGCGCTGCTCGCCGCCGTCGGGGGGTGGTGGCTGATGGAGCGCTCGACGGTCGGCTTCCAGTTCCGTGCCGTCGGTGCGAACTCGCACGCCGCCCGGACCGCCGGGATCACCGTGAACCGGGTGTTCGTGATGGTGATGGTGGCCGCCGGAATGCTCGCCGGTGCCGGTGGCGCCATGCAGATCCTCGGTGTGGAGGGCACCTTCCGG
Proteins encoded:
- a CDS encoding ABC transporter permease; the encoded protein is MTGESTGRDEPENTEDGQRDGEEPQGAPKSPRPVVPDSAPRPHTVDDGPTTSQARWATFRHEMLTGNWVITLLAIVAAMLISSVLIAVADSDVRSSAGYFFSRPSDMLAAVGDSVAGTYIALFRGSVLDYAVLRQGFSLAALGQAIAPLTKTMVEATPLIFAALGIGIGFRSGLFNIGAQGQVLMGAATASLVGFTFVPPGGTGFFPSLLHVVVAIGAAVLVAGLWAGIAGFLKARTGANEVIVTIMLNWIATYLVAYLLTTSVYRIQGNRPIAPHVLGTAELPSLLGGWSPLHWGFPLALLAAVGGWWLMERSTVGFQFRAVGANSHAARTAGITVNRVFVMVMVAAGMLAGAGGAMQILGVEGTFRGSSAGTIGFDAITVALLGRNRPGGIVASAMLFGALRAGAALMQTEADTPVDIILVIQAVIVLFIAAPPLVRSMFRLPGRTTRARTVTAKEATS
- a CDS encoding ABC transporter ATP-binding protein, yielding MTLELRGITKRFGSLVANDRIDLTFEPGRIHALLGENGAGKSTMMNVLYGLYTPDEGELIIDGKIVSFAGPGEAMAAGIGMVHQHFMLVPVFTVAENVVLGHEPTGPLGIIGIEEARTLVREISARFGFDVDPDAKVEDLPVGVQQRVEIIKALSRDAKVLILDEPTAVLTPQETDELIEIMRQLRDSGTAIVFITHKLREVRAVADEITVIRRGKVVGTATPEDSQAELAALMVGREVSLGVHKEAPETNDRALQVDGLTVLDAVGTPVVRDVSFTVHGGEVLAVAGVQGNGQSELAEAILGLRPAAAGSVQLDGTELLGKTVDQVLRSGVGFVPEDRSKDGLIASFSIIENFVLDQYAQPPYAKGPAMQLAVAREKTEEYVDAFDVRITSVDDPVSTLSGGNQQKVVLAREMSRPLRLLIASQPTRGLDVGSIEFVHQRIVAERDSGTPVMIVSTELDEVISLADRIAVMYRGAIIGIVDSDTDRDVLGLMMAGVPPEEAQHEAEEHPTAMHEVEGEEPS